Within Fusarium fujikuroi IMI 58289 draft genome, chromosome FFUJ_chr08, the genomic segment GAGTGAGTCGGTAGAGTCCAGTTCATTGACCGGGGACTCGCTCATGGAGGGCTATTTGCATCATACTGCATGATTTCTTCGTACGTACCTGATAGAGCAAGGATGGTCTGGCTGGCGCGCAGGCTAGATTGTGGAAAGGCCTTTTGGTGTTCCTTTTCCGCAGGCGAGTGTGCCATAACCCTCAGCACGCAATGCGCCAACAATGTCACATTACAACATGAACCATCTAATGTCGAAAAGTGTTTCAAGCTATATTATCATGCTGGATCATGCACATGTGACAGTGTAATTGTACGAGAAATTTGTAGGCGTGAGACCTTGACATAGGATGTCGACATATAGTTCAAAGTTGAAAATTCGAAAAGGACTGGACCTTGATGAGCAGACTGAAAGAAACTTCCATTTAAGCCAATGTTTAAAGTTGGCCTCGAAGTCCTTGAAAGCGCTAGCTCTTACGACCAGAATTTCATCTGAGAAAATCGAAAGTGAATAGTAAAGCCCATATGACATGATTAGCTTCAGTCTATACTCCTCTTAACTCCAAGCAATCAGAGCTCTACAAAATTGAATAAGCTCTAAAGTGAGGTGGTTGAAAACACCTCGGCTGTCAACCAGGCAATAATGCCAGCTGGTCAGAGAAAGTTTTTAATAAACAAAGTTTTTCTGATATACACATAAAGCAGCATTGTTCAACCGCCTACTCTTCCATTGAAGCACTTAGACAAACGAACATTGAACTTCTATCCAACCATTCTTCACAGACTTGATCCATGATATTCTATTTTTGAACCGGACACTGCAACCCAAGAGTAACACCCCCCGCAGGACGCTAACTCTTAGCGGTCTCTCAGTGGAGTGACGTCGGCCACCTTCTTCTAAGCTACGCCACAGCCTGACAAAATCCAAGGACCCCTCCCTCTCCGTCCAATATCACCAACCGAATAGCCTGCCTTGCCTGCACAAGACACGACCTGACCTGCAGAAGGCCTGTCTTACGGCCCAAAGTTATCTCTTGTCTCCTCAGTCGATCCAACCATTCTCCTTTTTAATTCAGCTCTATTCAATAACCTCGACTCTTCCATCACCGCTTCTTCCAAGAGTATCACCATCATGTCTCGGGACCGGCGTGTAGCCAAGGAGCTCAGGGACATCGAAGCCGATCATGACGACTCAGGCGTCAACGCGACTCTCGTCAACAACGACTTGAAGCATCTCAAAGGAACATTCCCTGCGCCGCCCGACACCCCTTATGCTGGAGGCACTTTCACAGTCGACATACAAATCCCGGATCAGTATCCTTTCAAGGCGCCAATGATAAGATTTGACACCAAGATCTGGCATCCAAATATCAGCAGTCAGACGGTAGGTCAACTTTCTTCAAAATAGTGGACATGGTGCCCAAGAACAGTCAACTTGATGGATTGGCGACAGCCAGCAAGAGGCGGACTATGGCAAGAAAGAAATTCAAGATATTAACTCAGCTTTCAGGGCGCTATCTGTCTCGACACTCTCAGCTCCAACTGGTCTCCCGTCCAGACCATCAAGactgctcttctctcccttcGAATGCTTCTCGAGTGCCCAAACCCCAAGGACCCGCAAGATGCCGAGGTTGCAAAGATGATGATAGAAGACCCCAAGCGCTTCGCTCTCATGGCCCATGAATGGGCTGTCAAATACGCGGGTGCTCCACGACAAGACGTTGACGTCACTAAATACCAAAACGACGTCGCAGCTGCTCCGGTCAAGGATGATGTTGCTCGGTACGTCAaatatggagatggagagaattTAGCTAACATGAGGTAGACTTTCTGGATACAACAGAGACCTTGTCGAACGTTTC encodes:
- a CDS encoding probable ubiquitin--protein ligase, producing MSRDRRVAKELRDIEADHDDSGVNATLVNNDLKHLKGTFPAPPDTPYAGGTFTVDIQIPDQYPFKAPMIRFDTKIWHPNISSQTGAICLDTLSSNWSPVQTIKTALLSLRMLLECPNPKDPQDAEVAKMMIEDPKRFALMAHEWAVKYAGAPRQDVDVTKYQNDVAAAPVKDDVARLSGYNRDLVERFVNMGFALDDVVEAFIHFGIDRNGGRDYELEEAYMGDVVSRLLHEN